From a region of the Thiomicrorhabdus sp. genome:
- a CDS encoding cation acetate symporter, whose translation MENLVALVIVGLGIGLSIWISFYHRASTGSTANFYVAGGGISPRVNGLAMLGDYASAASFLGVAGAVALQGVDGWWLAIGFFAAWVVVLLTIASPLKNVGKFTAADVLNARFSEHSKKIRTVAMVSTLVLCVMYLVPQIVGAGYLFGLLLGWDYLPTVLVTGSLMALFVIIGGMKGTSYNQAIQGSILFGAMLFLLVFGVIHLFGGNPGGVITAAETMVPVKLAATNAEAVAAAAAASSPGAAVDAVRAIMTDAPSAVTPGVGLRDFANQASLVIALFLGVLGLPHILIKFYTVSNASDARKSAEITIWGLAVFYAAIFFVGLIAMYALYPELIKMIANGEVGKAKNMTMPMLGDMLGGQILMGVIAAGAMAAMLSTSAGLLISATSSLSHDLYKGVINPNSTDEQELRFAKIGAFFLAVVAIAMSVWLKEENVAMLVGMCFGIAASTFAPVLVLAVWWKGLTSQAVVWGMAAGLVFSLLFTFSKFFGLKTMLGLDVLVNPALYSVPVAILVTVVVSMMTSDRGNTEEFMAKAHGN comes from the coding sequence ATGGAAAACCTTGTTGCTCTAGTTATCGTTGGACTTGGTATAGGTCTATCGATTTGGATTAGTTTTTACCACCGTGCTTCAACTGGAAGTACAGCAAACTTCTACGTTGCTGGTGGAGGTATTTCACCTCGTGTAAATGGTCTAGCTATGCTAGGTGATTATGCTTCAGCTGCGAGTTTCTTAGGTGTAGCTGGTGCGGTTGCACTTCAGGGTGTTGACGGTTGGTGGCTTGCCATTGGTTTCTTTGCTGCATGGGTTGTTGTTTTATTGACTATTGCAAGCCCTCTAAAAAATGTCGGTAAATTTACTGCGGCTGATGTACTAAATGCACGTTTCTCTGAACATTCAAAAAAGATTCGTACAGTTGCAATGGTTTCAACATTAGTGCTTTGCGTTATGTATTTGGTTCCGCAGATTGTGGGAGCGGGTTACTTATTTGGGCTACTTCTTGGTTGGGACTATCTTCCAACAGTATTGGTTACAGGTTCTTTGATGGCACTATTTGTAATTATTGGTGGTATGAAAGGAACGTCTTATAACCAAGCTATCCAGGGTTCAATCCTTTTTGGTGCGATGCTATTCCTACTTGTTTTCGGAGTAATTCATTTATTCGGCGGTAATCCAGGTGGTGTAATTACAGCGGCTGAAACTATGGTTCCTGTGAAATTAGCAGCAACTAATGCAGAAGCAGTTGCGGCAGCGGCAGCAGCATCTAGTCCAGGTGCAGCAGTTGATGCAGTTCGTGCAATTATGACTGATGCTCCATCTGCAGTAACTCCAGGTGTTGGTCTTCGTGACTTTGCTAACCAAGCATCACTTGTTATTGCTTTGTTCCTTGGTGTATTAGGTTTACCTCATATCTTAATCAAGTTCTATACAGTATCAAACGCTTCTGATGCTCGTAAGTCTGCAGAGATTACTATCTGGGGTCTAGCGGTATTTTACGCAGCTATCTTTTTTGTTGGTTTGATTGCAATGTATGCTCTATATCCAGAGCTGATTAAAATGATTGCAAATGGTGAAGTTGGTAAAGCGAAGAACATGACAATGCCTATGCTGGGTGACATGCTTGGTGGTCAGATCCTAATGGGTGTGATTGCGGCAGGTGCGATGGCGGCTATGTTAAGTACTTCAGCAGGTCTATTAATCTCTGCAACGTCTTCTTTGTCACACGATCTTTATAAAGGTGTTATTAATCCTAACTCAACTGATGAGCAAGAACTTAGATTCGCTAAAATTGGTGCATTCTTCCTAGCGGTTGTTGCAATTGCAATGTCTGTATGGCTGAAAGAAGAAAACGTAGCAATGCTTGTAGGTATGTGTTTTGGTATTGCGGCTTCAACTTTTGCTCCAGTTCTAGTATTAGCTGTTTGGTGGAAAGGTTTAACAAGCCAAGCAGTTGTATGGGGTATGGCAGCAGGTCTAGTATTCTCTTTACTATTCACGTTCTCTAAGTTCTTTGGACTAAAAACGATGTTAGGTTTAGATGTATTAGTTAACCCAGCGCTTTACTCAGTTCCGGTAGCGATTCTTGTGACTGTTGTTGTTAGTATGATGACTAGCGACCGTGGTAATACAGAAGAGTTTATGGCGAAAGCACACGGAAATTAA
- a CDS encoding DUF485 domain-containing protein encodes MNNKVKYSAILLVIFTVLYFGVALMVSASFKDLAATVVAGMPIAIWGGLLVIISGVVITRLYLKKMDAEENE; translated from the coding sequence GTGAATAATAAAGTTAAATATTCGGCCATATTGTTGGTCATTTTCACAGTACTGTACTTTGGTGTTGCACTCATGGTGAGTGCTTCTTTCAAAGATCTTGCTGCGACAGTTGTGGCTGGTATGCCAATAGCAATTTGGGGTGGGTTATTGGTCATCATTAGTGGTGTAGTCATTACTCGCTTGTATTTAAAGAAGATGGACGCTGAGGAGAACGAATAA